From one Equus asinus isolate D_3611 breed Donkey chromosome 5, EquAss-T2T_v2, whole genome shotgun sequence genomic stretch:
- the ELOVL1 gene encoding very long chain fatty acid elongase 1, producing the protein MEAVVNLYQEMMKCADPRIQGYPLMGSPLLMTSILLTYVYFVLSLGPRIMANRKPFQLRSFMIVYNFSLVALSLYIVYEFLMSGWLSTYTWRCDPVDYSNNPEALRMARVAWLFLFSKFIELMDTVIFILRKKDGQVTFLHVFHHSVLPWSWWWGVKIAPGGMGSFHAMINSSVHVVMYLYYGLSAIGPAAQPYLWWKKHMTAIQLIQFVLVSLHISQYYFMPGCNYQYPVIIHLIWMYGTIFFVLFSNFWYQSYTKGKRLPRVLQQNGVPGTAKVKAN; encoded by the exons ATGGAGGCTGTTGTGAACTTGTACCAGGAGATGATGAAGTGTGCAG ATCCCCGGATCCAGGGCTACCCTCTGATGGGGTCTCCCCTGCTAATGACCTCCATCCTCCTGACTTATGTGTACTTCGTTCTCTCACTTGGACCTCGAATCATGGCCAATCGGAAGCCCTTCCAGCTCCGCAGCTTCATGATCGTCTACAACTTCTCACTAGTGGCCCTCTCCCTCTACATTGTCTATGAG TTCCTGATGTCTGGCTGGCTGAGTACCTACACCTGGCGCTGTGACCCTGTAGACTATTCCAACAACCCCGAGGCACTGAGG ATGGCTCGAGTGGCctggcttttcctcttttccaagtTCATTGAGCTGATGGACACG GTGATCTTTATTCTTCGGAAAAAAGATGGACAGGTGACCTTCCTACATGTCTTCCACCACTCAGTTCTTCCCTGGAGCTGGTGGTGGGGGGTCAAAATTGCGCCAG GAGGAATGGGCTCTTTCCACGCCATGATAAATTCCTCTGTGCATGTCGTCATGTACCTGTACTATGGATTGTCTGCCATCGGCCCTGCGGCTCAGCCCTACCTTTGGTGGAAAAAGCACATGACAGCCATCCAGCTG ATCCAGTTTGTCCTGGTCTCACTGCACATCTCCCAATACTACTTCATGCCCGGCTGTAACTACCAATATCCGGTCATCATCCACCTCATCTGGATGTATGGTACCATCTTCTTCGTGCTCTTCTCCAATTTCTGGTATCAGTCTTACACCAAAGGCAAGCGGCTGCCACGTGTACTTCAGCAAAATGGAGTTCCAGGTACCGCCAAGGTCAAGGCCAATTGA